One segment of Natronosalvus halobius DNA contains the following:
- the serA gene encoding phosphoglycerate dehydrogenase, which yields MKILVTDPIDDAGLDVLRDAGHEVETAYELEGEALLEAVSTAHGLIVRSGTEVTRGVLEAGENLVIVGRAGIGVDNIDIEAATDEGVIVANAPEGNVRAAAEHTVAMTFAAARSIPQAHARLKDGEWAKSEFLGTELNGKTLGIVGLGRVGQEVAKKLDALGMDLVAYDPYISEERADRLGAELVDLETCLERGDFLTIHTPLTPETEGLIGDAELERFGHGYLVNVGRGGIVDEDALAAKVEQGVVAGAALDVFREEPLPEDSPLLFVEDVIVTPHLGASTEAAQENVATSTAEQVVAALAEEPVANALNAPSIDESAFPRLEPYINIAETAGKIAAQVLDARIESIEVRYEGDIAEEDVEFVTASALKGVFEPLEWQVNAVNAPQIAEDRGVDVTESKSRQSEDFQSLISVTVSSGDDAITVDGTLFAGDDPRIVRIDDYRVDAIPHGKMVVTRNTDEPGVIGLIGTVMGAHGVNIAGMFNAREAHGGEALTVYNVDGEVPGEARQELEADERIIRVRYITLNG from the coding sequence ATGAAGATTCTGGTCACAGACCCCATCGACGACGCGGGTCTGGACGTACTTCGCGACGCCGGCCACGAGGTCGAGACGGCCTACGAACTCGAGGGCGAGGCGCTCCTCGAGGCGGTTTCGACGGCACACGGATTGATCGTGCGCTCCGGGACGGAGGTCACACGCGGGGTCCTGGAAGCGGGCGAGAACCTCGTGATCGTCGGGCGGGCGGGTATTGGGGTCGACAACATCGACATCGAGGCAGCCACCGACGAGGGGGTCATCGTCGCCAACGCGCCGGAGGGGAACGTTCGCGCGGCGGCCGAGCACACGGTCGCGATGACGTTCGCCGCCGCCCGCTCGATCCCGCAGGCCCACGCCCGCCTGAAGGACGGCGAGTGGGCCAAGAGCGAGTTTCTCGGGACCGAACTCAACGGTAAGACCCTCGGCATCGTTGGCCTCGGTCGCGTCGGCCAGGAGGTCGCGAAGAAACTCGACGCCCTCGGCATGGACCTCGTCGCCTACGATCCCTACATCTCCGAGGAGCGCGCCGACCGCCTCGGCGCCGAACTCGTCGACCTCGAGACCTGCCTCGAGCGCGGCGACTTCCTGACGATCCACACCCCGCTGACCCCGGAGACGGAAGGGTTGATCGGCGACGCCGAACTCGAGCGTTTCGGCCACGGCTACCTCGTGAACGTCGGTCGCGGGGGCATCGTCGACGAGGACGCCCTCGCGGCGAAGGTCGAGCAGGGAGTGGTGGCGGGTGCGGCGCTCGACGTCTTCCGCGAGGAACCGCTCCCCGAAGACTCGCCGTTGCTGTTCGTCGAGGACGTCATCGTCACGCCCCACCTCGGCGCGTCGACCGAGGCCGCCCAGGAGAACGTGGCGACATCGACGGCCGAACAGGTCGTCGCCGCCCTCGCGGAGGAACCCGTCGCGAACGCGCTCAACGCCCCCTCGATCGACGAGAGCGCGTTCCCGCGCCTCGAGCCCTACATCAACATCGCCGAGACGGCGGGCAAGATCGCCGCCCAGGTGCTCGACGCTCGCATCGAATCCATCGAGGTGCGCTACGAGGGCGACATCGCCGAGGAGGACGTCGAGTTCGTCACCGCCTCGGCGCTGAAGGGCGTCTTCGAACCGCTCGAGTGGCAGGTCAACGCCGTGAACGCCCCCCAGATCGCCGAGGACCGGGGCGTCGACGTGACCGAGTCCAAGAGCCGCCAGAGCGAGGACTTCCAGAGCCTGATATCGGTGACGGTCTCGAGCGGCGACGACGCGATCACGGTCGACGGCACCCTGTTCGCCGGCGACGACCCGCGGATCGTTCGCATCGACGACTACCGCGTCGACGCCATCCCCCACGGGAAGATGGTCGTCACCCGAAACACGGACGAGCCCGGCGTCATCGGCCTCATCGGGACGGTGATGGGTGCCCACGGCGTCAACATCGCGGGGATGTTCAACGCCCGGGAGGCTCACGGCGGGGAGGCCCTCACCGTCTACAACGTCGACGGCGAGGTGCCTGGGGAGGCGAGGCAGGAACTCGAGGCCGACGAGCGGATAATCAGGGTTCGGTACATCACGCTGAACGGGTAG
- a CDS encoding DNA-directed DNA polymerase II small subunit, whose amino-acid sequence MPLEGPARIVSELTSRGYNADREAVTLIATADDPADALERAIDAAPENALVLRTEDVRTVLDAQTDAQPAGTEPTPARQDPPVSTGTGPNVSPQGEGSVPVETEGSSDPRTPLDTSRQSIHVTNDMTGESTGTGEYKDFVAVFRDRLERLGGKLRGRVNHRPATAIQAMPGGGDVGMVGLVNDIRSTASGHWLIELEDATGTFPWLVMKDRDYADLVDELLCDEVLAMEGTLSDDAGIAFVDSMYFPDVPRTHQPSTADRHVQAALISDVHVGSQEFMHDAWNRFTDWLHTEDAQHVEYLLIAGDMVEGVGIYPNQDEELDIIDIYDQYERFSEYLKQVPGDLEIVMIPGNHDAVRLAEPQPGFDENLREIMTAHDAQIVSNPAMVTVEGVSVLMYHGVSLDEVIAELPAEKASYDDPHKAMYHLLKKRHVAPQFGGHTRLAPEEKDHLIIDEVPDIFHTGHVHKLGFGKYHNVLAINSGCWQAQTDFQKSVNIDPDSGYAPIVDLDTLEVTVQKFA is encoded by the coding sequence GTGCCACTCGAGGGGCCGGCCCGAATCGTCAGCGAACTCACGAGCCGCGGCTACAACGCTGACCGCGAGGCCGTGACGCTCATCGCCACCGCGGACGACCCCGCCGACGCCCTCGAACGCGCTATCGACGCCGCCCCCGAGAACGCGCTCGTCCTCCGAACCGAGGACGTCAGAACGGTGCTCGATGCGCAAACGGACGCCCAGCCCGCTGGGACCGAGCCGACGCCCGCTCGCCAGGACCCCCCTGTTTCGACTGGAACCGGGCCCAACGTATCGCCACAGGGCGAGGGAAGCGTTCCAGTCGAAACGGAGGGGAGTTCCGATCCGAGGACGCCCCTCGACACGAGTCGCCAGTCGATCCACGTCACCAACGACATGACCGGCGAGAGTACCGGCACCGGCGAGTACAAGGACTTCGTGGCAGTCTTTCGCGACCGCCTCGAGCGCCTCGGCGGCAAACTCCGGGGCCGGGTCAACCATCGCCCGGCGACCGCCATCCAGGCGATGCCAGGCGGCGGCGATGTCGGGATGGTCGGGCTGGTCAACGACATTCGCTCGACGGCCAGCGGCCACTGGCTGATCGAACTCGAGGACGCCACCGGTACCTTCCCGTGGCTGGTGATGAAAGACCGCGACTACGCCGACCTGGTCGACGAGTTGCTCTGTGACGAGGTGCTCGCGATGGAGGGAACGCTCTCGGACGACGCGGGCATCGCCTTCGTCGACTCCATGTACTTTCCGGACGTCCCCCGGACCCACCAGCCCTCGACGGCCGACCGCCACGTCCAGGCGGCGCTCATCAGCGACGTCCACGTCGGCAGCCAGGAGTTCATGCACGACGCCTGGAACCGCTTTACCGACTGGCTCCACACCGAGGACGCCCAGCACGTCGAGTACCTGCTCATCGCCGGCGACATGGTCGAGGGCGTCGGGATCTACCCGAACCAGGACGAGGAACTCGACATTATCGACATCTACGACCAGTACGAGCGCTTCAGCGAGTACCTCAAGCAGGTTCCGGGCGACCTCGAGATCGTGATGATCCCGGGCAACCACGACGCGGTTCGCCTGGCCGAGCCCCAGCCCGGGTTCGACGAGAACCTGCGCGAGATCATGACCGCCCACGACGCACAGATCGTGAGCAACCCCGCGATGGTCACCGTCGAGGGCGTCTCCGTCCTGATGTACCACGGCGTCAGCCTGGACGAGGTCATCGCCGAGTTGCCGGCCGAGAAGGCGAGCTACGACGACCCGCACAAGGCGATGTACCACCTCCTCAAAAAGCGCCACGTCGCGCCCCAGTTCGGGGGCCACACCCGCCTCGCCCCCGAGGAGAAGGACCACCTGATCATCGACGAGGTGCCCGACATCTTCCACACCGGCCACGTTCACAAGCTCGGATTCGGGAAGTACCACAACGTGCTCGCGATCAACTCCGGGTGCTGGCAGGCCCAGACGGACTTTCAGAAGAGCGTCAACATCGACCCCGACTCCGGCTATGCGCCCATCGTTGACCTGGACACGCTCGAGGTCACCGTGCAGAAGTTCGCGTAG
- a CDS encoding S26 family signal peptidase, translated as MSGDGGDDERENSSERADRTGPERPSDRADGDQSRDDGTERADSSRPPAEDDSSAGRSDSSSPARASGDGGDRDGVGSGGDSVASGGSGGGDVGNASGDSDGGVGMSEGQSTLASQTVRERDRPPQRRARPDDDRVTIEDDGPIRWFLRTNNGTVVAVRDVLSSVALVAVIGLVLFGVSGIWPPLVAVESGSMEPNMERGDMIFVVAEDRFAGDDPVDGTGIVTRESGLENGHEKFGGAGDVIIFRPNGNAGETPVIHRAHFWVEADENWVDGQADPEFVNGASCERVRACPAPHAGFVTKGDANSGYDQTANVGADTSVVKPEWTTGKGMFRIPWLGHVRLGFEELFAFAVTPGVSSTLSLLSPTLLGMFGAIGFAYPPRSRRR; from the coding sequence ATGAGCGGTGACGGCGGCGACGACGAACGCGAGAACTCGAGTGAGCGCGCCGACCGCACCGGGCCGGAACGCCCGAGCGACCGGGCGGACGGCGATCAGTCGAGGGACGATGGTACCGAACGGGCCGACTCGAGTCGACCACCTGCGGAAGACGACTCGAGTGCGGGCCGAAGCGACTCATCGTCGCCGGCGCGGGCGTCCGGCGATGGTGGCGATAGAGACGGTGTCGGTAGCGGTGGCGACAGCGTTGCTAGCGGCGGCAGCGGTGGCGGTGACGTCGGTAACGCAAGCGGTGACAGCGATGGCGGTGTCGGTATGTCCGAAGGCCAGTCGACGCTCGCCAGCCAGACGGTCCGGGAGCGCGACCGGCCGCCCCAACGACGGGCGCGGCCGGACGACGACCGGGTGACGATCGAAGACGACGGCCCGATTCGCTGGTTCCTCCGGACCAACAATGGCACCGTCGTCGCCGTCCGCGACGTGCTGAGCAGCGTCGCGCTCGTAGCCGTCATCGGCCTGGTGCTCTTCGGCGTCAGCGGCATCTGGCCGCCGCTGGTCGCCGTCGAGAGCGGGAGCATGGAACCCAACATGGAGCGCGGGGACATGATCTTCGTCGTCGCCGAGGATCGGTTCGCCGGCGACGATCCGGTCGACGGGACGGGAATCGTCACCCGTGAATCGGGTCTCGAGAACGGCCACGAGAAGTTCGGCGGGGCCGGTGACGTGATCATCTTCCGACCGAATGGCAACGCGGGTGAGACGCCGGTGATCCATCGCGCCCACTTCTGGGTCGAGGCCGACGAGAACTGGGTCGACGGACAGGCAGACCCGGAGTTCGTCAACGGCGCCAGTTGTGAACGGGTTCGGGCCTGCCCGGCACCCCACGCCGGGTTCGTCACGAAGGGCGATGCCAACAGCGGCTACGATCAGACGGCGAACGTCGGCGCCGACACGTCGGTCGTCAAACCCGAGTGGACCACCGGCAAGGGCATGTTCCGCATCCCGTGGCTCGGGCACGTTCGACTGGGCTTCGAGGAACTCTTCGCGTTCGCGGTAACTCCAGGAGTCTCGAGCACCCTCTCTCTCCTTTCACCGACACTCCTCGGGATGTTTGGCGCGATTGGATTCGCGTATCCGCCACGCTCGAGGCGACGCTGA
- a CDS encoding FlaD/FlaE family flagellar protein, whose translation MSSPTPTPYLESLEQSSAHADATIKWARYLGETFGTTGALNCLRYYETLGWISPLVRKQMTSYLRGLSLGEIHNRRYDEPASLEYPLESLSGTLFGAHAQSLEYISKISGDDLEEHVMIARMAERRVERRLDDEEEDSSQPSEMVSIIQDEATSLS comes from the coding sequence ATGTCATCCCCCACCCCCACCCCGTACCTCGAATCGCTCGAACAGTCCTCGGCCCACGCCGACGCGACGATCAAGTGGGCCCGCTACCTCGGCGAGACATTCGGCACCACCGGCGCGCTCAACTGCCTGCGATACTACGAAACCCTCGGGTGGATCAGCCCGCTGGTCCGCAAGCAGATGACCTCCTACCTGCGCGGCCTCTCACTCGGCGAGATCCACAACCGTCGTTACGACGAACCCGCGAGCCTCGAGTACCCCCTCGAATCGCTGTCGGGGACGCTCTTTGGCGCACACGCTCAGAGCCTCGAGTACATCTCGAAGATCAGCGGGGACGACCTCGAGGAGCACGTGATGATCGCGCGGATGGCCGAACGTCGCGTCGAGCGCAGACTGGACGACGAGGAGGAAGACTCCAGTCAGCCGAGCGAGATGGTGAGCATCATCCAGGACGAGGCGACGAGCCTTTCCTGA
- a CDS encoding PadR family transcriptional regulator: MREQSPNTKSVLEQFSSAATAAGQSAQYDITIGTTKEDSRAVERELDELMAEVTSALPTDDVQFDDAIIKENLDEILLMLISLHGETHGKELLSDLTHLFGAQLSPGTVYPSLHELEDEGVLSMHAKVRTKEYAIADEDYVRTTVEQTMLQHLAFGLLLYAFLPRL, translated from the coding sequence ATGCGTGAGCAATCCCCCAATACGAAGTCCGTCCTCGAGCAGTTCTCGAGCGCGGCGACTGCGGCAGGGCAGTCAGCACAGTACGATATCACGATCGGGACGACCAAAGAAGACAGCCGGGCCGTCGAGCGCGAACTCGACGAACTCATGGCGGAGGTCACGAGTGCGCTCCCGACCGACGATGTCCAGTTCGACGACGCCATCATCAAGGAGAACCTCGACGAGATTCTCCTCATGCTTATCTCGCTCCACGGCGAAACCCACGGCAAAGAACTCCTCTCGGATCTGACGCACCTCTTCGGTGCCCAACTCAGCCCCGGGACGGTTTACCCGAGCCTCCACGAGCTGGAGGACGAGGGTGTGCTCTCGATGCACGCGAAGGTCCGCACGAAGGAGTACGCCATCGCCGACGAGGACTACGTCCGAACGACCGTCGAGCAAACGATGCTCCAGCACCTCGCGTTCGGGTTGCTGTTGTACGCGTTCTTGCCGCGGCTGTAG